A stretch of Electrophorus electricus isolate fEleEle1 chromosome 3, fEleEle1.pri, whole genome shotgun sequence DNA encodes these proteins:
- the ttll3 gene encoding tubulin monoglycylase TTLL3 has protein sequence MKVDGDVKSDLQKQHMPVAPLEGRIRCSRVTLPVINLDRLRMAKALVDRAVKERKVFSVQGPYPVVRAALKARGWVERRLPHNPPRGHCHGDQEAEGMEEIDSSDDDDGTDKGQDEDREDNIDDMYDLMSRLVRNETTHFYWTTRRDTVDYLSLQKDQMTNHYARAGCFTTKVGLCMSLRNLQWFDSTDPDTFFPRCYRLGAEDEKHAFTEDFRRTACTSLLQFVAERAEGGRGEDRTGELYNVKQAQGFVKQHKLQSSYRVGAGLIDTALHVCQEYLNSLDHRDIDIALETPPTLSDQQWEDFIHSYYLVIHDGMMLDQCTEYAERCRSMLIRMQKVCPQLETDGLCNIWIIKPGAKSRGRDIVCMNRLDEILNLVGKDPSLVKDSKWVVQKYLERPLLVQGTKFDLRQWFLVTDWNPLTVWFYRECYLRFSTQPYSTYRLDSSVHLCNNSIQKHFQPSVNRDPSLPTENMWSCTEFRSWMAATGRAGLWEDVVVPGMRQAVVHTLLTAQDSVEPRKASFELYGADFILGRDLHPWLLEVNASPTMATSTIVTTRLCPAVQEDTLRVVLDRRYDRSTHTGGFVLIYKQAPVEVPQYIGINLLVEGAPLRQPRAPPSKTFLQSRYKLLRKARPALSTSGHTFAKEDQSEKAKTTQSLVPSPKLTVEQSLTFQPMLERRRRRLAMPSSSCHLPELSEHPHLHTSRVRLRIHSEQAFACAHGSHRNVLSVNRLSPSLEIISLRPRYSRPANQRTHALSRSTHTAHISHPVLRMHRYLSLVHQQNIDNYREAPKDLKSPKRLELSD, from the exons ATGAAGGTTGATGGGGATGTCAAGAGTGACCTTCAGAAGCAGCATATGccag TGGCCCCTCTGGAGGGCAGGATACGATGCAGTCGTGTAACTCTCCCTGTAATAAACTTGGACAGACTGAGGATGGCCAAGGCTCTGGTGGACAGGGCTGTAAAG GAGAGGAAGGTGTTCTCAGTGCAGGGTCCGTACCCTGTGGTTCGCGCTGCTCTGAAGGCCAGAGGGTGGGTGGAGCGGCGACTTCCACACAACCCACCAAGGGGTCATTGCCATGGAGACCAGGAGGCAGAGGGCATGGAAGAGATTGACAGCAGTGACGATGATGATG GTACAGACAAAGGGCAGGATGAAGACAGGGAAGACAATATTGATGACATGTATGACCTCATG TCTCGACTGGTGCGCAACGAAACCACACATTTCTACTGGACAACCAGGAGGGACACAGTTGACTATCTGTCATTACAAAAAGACCAGATGACTAATCACTATGCCAGGGCAGGGTGCTTCACTACCAAG GTGGGCTTGTGTATGAGTTTAAGAAATCTGCAGTGGTTTGACTCAACAGATCCTGACACATTCTTCCCACGCTGTTACAGACTGGGGGCAGAGGATGAAAAACATGCTTTTACTG AGGACTTCAGACGTACTGCATGCACAAGCCTCTTACAATTTGTTGCAGAGAGAGctgagggggggagaggggaggacagaACAGGAGAACTTTATAATGTTAAACAGGCTCAGG GTTTTGTTAAGCAGCATAAACTGCAATCCAGTTACAGGGTTGGAGCTGGGTTGATTGACACTGCTCTGCATGTATGTCAGGAATATCTCAATAGCCTAGATCACCGTGACATAGACATCGCTTTGGAAACTCCTCCCACCCTCTCAGATCAACAATGGGAAGACTTTATCCATAGCTACTACTTAGTTATTCA TGATGGTATGATGCTAGATCAGTGTACTGAGTATGCAGAGCGCTGTAGATCCATGCTAATCCGAATGCAGAAGGTCTGTCCACAGCTAGAGACTGATGGACTCTGTAACATCTGGATTATAAAACCAGGGGCCAAATCACGAGGAAGGG atatagtCTGTATGAATAGGTTAGATGAGATATTGAATTTAGTAGGTAAGGACCCTTCCCTAGTTAAAGACAGTAAATGGGTAGTGCAGAAGTACTTGGAGCGTCCTCTGCTTGTTCAAGGCACTAAGTTTGATCTGCGACAGTGGTTCCTCGTGACGGACTGGAACCCCCTCACAGTATGGTTCTACCGCGAGTGTTATCTACGCTTCTCCACCCAGCCCTACTCTACATATAGATTGGACAG ttcTGTCCATCTCTGCAACAACTCCATCCAGAAACATTTCCAGCCAAGTGTTAATCGTGACCCGTCTCTGCCCACTGAGAACATGTGGTCATGTACGGAATTCCGGTCCTGGATGGCTGCTACAGGTCGTGCTGGACTATGGGAGGATGTGGTGGTGCCTGGCATGAGGCAGGCAGTTGTCCACACGTTGCTGACTGCCCAGGACAGTGTGGAGCCACGCAAAGCCAGCTTCGAGCTCTACGGGGCTGACTTCATCCTGGGGCGCGACCTACATCCCTGGCTGCTGGAGGTCAACGCCAGCCCCACCATGGCCACCTCCACGATCGTCACCACCCGCCTCTGCCCTGCCGTACAGGAGGACACACTGCGTGTGGTACTGGATCGACGTTACGACCGCAGCACCCACACCGGAGGGTTTGTGCTCATATATAAACAG GCACCAGTAGAGGTTCCTCAATACATTGGTATTAATCTTCTGGTGGAGGGGGCTCCGCTTAGACAGCCTCGTGCCCCTCCCTCTAAAACTTTCCTTCAGTCCCGCTACAAGCTGCTACGCAAAGCCAGGCCTGCTCTCTCCACTAGTGGGCATACTTTTGCTAAGGAGGACCAGTCGGAAAAGGCGAAGACGACTCAGTCTCTCGTTCCCTCACCAAAACTAACAGTGGAGCAATCTTTAACTTTTCAGCCAATGTTGGAGAGAAGGCGCCGCAGACTAGCAATGCCCTCATCCTCCTGTCATCTTCCAGAGCTTTCCGAGCATCCTCATCTCCACACTTCACGTGTCCGTCTGCGTATACACAGCGAGCAGGCCTTTGCCTGCGCCCATGGCAGCCACAGGAATGTGCTTTCTGTCAACCGCCTCAGCCCATCACTGGAGATAATCAGTCTGCGGCCCAGATACAGCaggccagccaatcagaggacgCACGCTCTCTCACGCTCCACACATACTGCCCATATCTCTCATCCAGTCCTGCGTATGCATCGCTACCTCTCACTGGTTCACCAGCAAAACATCGACAACTACAGAGAAGCGCCCAAAGACTTGAAGAGTCCAAAAAGACTTGAGCTGAGTGATTAA